A part of Excalfactoria chinensis isolate bCotChi1 chromosome 23, bCotChi1.hap2, whole genome shotgun sequence genomic DNA contains:
- the TSHB gene encoding thyrotropin subunit beta, with protein MSPFLMMSLLFGLTFGQAASVCAPSEYTIHVEKRECAYCLAINTTICAGFCMTRDSNGKKLLLKSALSQNVCTYKEMLYQTALIPGCPHHTIPYYSYPVAISCKCGKCNTDYSDCVHEKVRTNYCTKPQKLCNM; from the exons ATGAGTCCCTTCCTCATGATGTCTCTCCTCTTTGGCCTGACTTTTGGTCAAGCAGCGTCAGTCTGTGCTCCGTCAGAGTACACAATCCACGTGGAGAAACGAGAGTGCGCCTATTGCCTGGCCATCAACACCACCATCTGCGCCGGATTCTGCATGACGCGG gACAGCAATGGCAAGAAGCTGCTACTCAAAAGTGCTCTGTCCCAAAACGTGTGCACGTATAAAGAGATGCTGTATCAAACAGCGCTGATTCCGGGCTGTCCTCATCACACCATCCCTTACTATTCCTACCCCGTGGCCATAAGCTGCAAGTGTGGTAAATGTAACACTGATTACAGTGACTGCGTTCATGAGAAGGTCAGGACAAACTACTGCACTAAGCCACAGAAGCTCTGTAACATGTGA